aatataattattcattgtctttttcagtttttttattaatttaaactaaaaaaattataacataatattagaatttttacgACTAAAAGATTTAgagttttattttatccaaaagaagtttttacttaaaaaaatatgttattatAAATTAGAGAGtgactttttttaattttttttcaattacttgGTAAAATATAActtgttattatttaatattttctctTACATGTGTTTTCGTGATCATATTTAAAGAGTGTAaagtgagagatcacactttacaaaataattaaaaaaaattgaaaaattatattctCTTATAACAAGACTATTTATATAATtctttatatcaatttaaacttaaaaaaaaataatttcaggATAACATTTAAGTTAAACTCTACACAAATAACTTACTAcatcatttttatatattctCACAGGACTATAAAACTTGATAAATCTTTGCATAATCTTATTTAATGAATGTTCCAAAAACTTATTTTATCCAAATTTTTAACTGTGTTAAATTGATTAAATGTGTAATTATTTAATGTATTAAACTGTTAATAGCATACAAAACAAATCTTATATATATGtaacaaagaaaatataatttaccATCTAAATAATAGAGTTAAATAATAGAGTTCTTAGATTTACACTTCTTTATATGTGTCTTTATTTTGTTGAACATTTAcatctttgttgttagattaaACTTTTAATGATACAAATATATATCACATAACTGCATAAAACATTTGTGTATCATCAACAATTCCTTTTTTAATGCATTCAACATtaagtattttatttataattttctttatAGTATGCACATGATTTTGTCTTCCTTTTCATTTGTGTTATATGTTTTGTAGGCTGCATTTAGAAAAAAGATTAAAACTGAcagaaactaaaaaataaaaattaaattaaatttttatattatatttaatataaaatgtattgaaaaaaatgtactaaaataaattatatagtcagatcatatttaatttaaaataaatataaaaattaaaaaataaatttaaaatttaaaaaattaaataaaaatatttttttaaaaaaatattattaaaattttaattttccttcctaaaaattaGAAAGCCATATGCCCATATTGTCTCTACTGGATGCCAGTGAATCTTACTAGCATAATAACCCAATAATAATTCTTATACGAGGTTTAATTCCTCTGACATGCATATGCATTGGCAATGGCATAATTTTTAGCTTATTTCAACTACAGTAGTTTAATATATGGTTTTGCCTTGTCTTTTATTTCAGGTCCTCATCAATAATTCAACTTTCTCTCTTCTTGTAGTTTTGTGGAGAATTTTGTCATTTACatattcaaatattttattatatgtttAACACTTCAACCCTTAACTAATATATATACGCGTTTTCTTCTTTCTAGTTATGGTGTTGTTTAGTTTGTTGTTTACTTGGTAGATTTTGTAGTTAAAATATATTTGAGAACTGAAATGATTAActatatgtatattaaaattagtcactaaaataattatttattatatatttatatataaatatatattatttaatagttaattttaatatacatttaatataattgataaattgTTAAATATATTGAGAGTAAATCAATTCCTCTATAATCTGATTAATTAATTGGGTATCAAatcaatattatataaattcattattatttttattttaaaaatacaatacaaattgactttaaactaataaaataaaatacagaaTAAAAGCATTCATTTGCCTTTTTTTTGGGTGACTTTTCATTTGCTTTTATAGTACACAGGAAATTTTCATTTGAGAATGGAACTTCTAATAAAATACAAGCAGCTAAGCTAagatgaagaaagaaagaatcaAAAGTTAAGTACAAATAGATATCATTAAATTCAGCAAATAGATAAGAACAGTTTATTATGATGAATAATACAAGATAACTTACTtccaaataatatataaatataaaatcattttttaatagaaaaaaatacaagaaaTTATATTCCCGGTAGGCGGTAGCTAGGTTGGTTGTGTCAAGAAAAGTATTGGTACTTCAAAATAGTTGAGTGGGGTGCCTAATCATAAAGTTGCTATTGATTGATTAATCTCTCTCATTATTATAATGATGTCCAGCCTTGCAACCAACTAACCTATCAATTATTATAAACCAATTACCAAGTATATATATCTGCACTAACTtcaatattcaaaaataaataaaatttaattttaatatactataattgtaaaataattttacatgtATACCTAATTACGTAATGTTacatcaacaaaaataattgtattttatattaatcacgtaaataatcatctaaaaaaataaatataattatatgattgcgtaaaatattttatactgtcattataacaaaattatttacACTAACTTTTCCACATGGAAGAGAAGAACAAGCTACAACATGgatatataacaaaaaaaaattagagatatgAACATGAAGGTAGAAAAAAGCCAAATTTTGCATGCTTCCACTACAAGAGAAACAAATAATTGTAGCGAAAAATTGTCGGCATTTTCTCAAATGGCCGCAAATTTACTGAGTAGCTGCGGTTCTTGATGTGTTATTTGTTTTCGTCAAAGACTGCTCAAGATAGGAGCGGTTTTGTGTATCAACCGACGCAGATAATATATTGCTCAAATTTATTTCATAATTGAAATTGGGTGAAGTTAGGGCCATTAATCTTCGTTTTTGCGTGAAACCAAAGGGGGACAAAGGTGCCAATCACCAGTTTCAAGACTCTTTGCCTCCGTATACCTTCTGTTCATCAGCTGCAGCCGTTACATCCTTCTTCGTCACGGATCTGCTCAAGTTCCCGCATAGCTCCCGTGCGCAAAAGAAAGATGGAGAGGCACATCCATTGTTTGTCCCTTTGCCATGCAAGTTTCAATGTCGTCGTGTGGCTTCTCAACCGTCCCGGTATCGTCGTCCTCAACCTTCTTCCCTTGCTCTGTTGTGCGCCGTTCAAACACATcctctttttgctttttagttcgttttctcccccttttcttgttttttcaATTTCATCTTTTGTCTTCGTTCTTTTGTTTCAATTGAatcattttaattattgatAGAATCTCTTTGCaccaatttaatttaattacttgtTCCCAATTTGGTTGCTATTTTGGGCAGCTGGTGGaggttaatttttttagatattggATAAAAATTTGTGTAATCCTTTAATATTGGAAGTTAcggtgttttacaaaattctggGGTTATAGAATTCGCAGAGTGCGAATTgttagattaattttttttaatttataaagacaatatacagactgcgtattgtattattttaatattaaattacaataTGCAGACTGcgtattatattattttaatattaaattataatacaCAATCTGCAAATTATAAATACACAGATTACGTATGATTAATACAATACGTATTTTGTATATTGTATTTGCACATAGCAGTACTCCCAAAATATTGTAAAactctattttttataatatgtaaAATTCTCTTCACTCtttcatattaaaataaaaaatctgcTGGTGGATAGTTGCTGACAATCTTAAAAGTTATTAGATTAGATTATTTTGGGCTAAAAGAATAGCTAGAGATATAAAGAAAGCTTATTTATTTCCTATGCTAATACacatttattaattaataattataaaaatgttATATGTTTGAGTGACGCCCTAATTAcaatattttctcttttatatttattttagactcattattttatcagaataaaataaaatggtCGAACCTTATTTAAAATAGGAgttgtattttatattatattatatcatattatattaataaaatgaCTATAAAAAACTACAATCTTACTTAAATGGTGGTTTCTCTTTCTCAATTCCCTTcgattatattttttgttataaaattatgtattttataaaagattaaatattgatatttttttttaaacgcTAAACAATAACTAGTTTAGGGTAAGATTGATAATAACCTATAAAAATCCTAACTCTAAAAACTTATCACATGCTAAAAGTTatcacaaatttaaaattaagtgagaatataaaataaaaaaatactacattcaactcaaaattttaaattagtaagTTAAGAAATTTttcatattataaaattttactattttttatttttttaatataagacTAATTTTATATATTCCTCACACTTctaatattaacaaaaacaacATACAAAATACAGAGATacaaaaattagtatttttgtattttgtttagtgataaattaaatacaagatagaataaacaataaaaaaccCAATTAaccttattttttatttttttcctttccataatttaaaaaaatataataataaaaaatataattataaaaaattaatattgaCGATAAAAAAAATGTGTCTCTTCTTAGTATTTCTGTATTATTTctgataaaaaaatacaaaatacattaATTCAGTATTTCAAAATACAATATCTCTCTATTTATGTCTTATTTgctaaatataattttatatctctatatttatatattagtGTTCTATCTTTATAaacaaacatactaaaaaacaCTAAGATTTGCCACTAAACTAAAGTCTTGGctgctgttttttttttgttctgttTTTTTCCGTCTCCTCATGGGcttcaattattttttctcttttggtCATGAGCTTCAATTCTTGATTATACAATTAAATAAAACTTGCTGACTCATTTATTGGGCTATTCATTTAGCATTTAGCaattgctatatatatatatgtcaatACCCATTTTAACCAAAAGCTCATCCGGCCACGTTTTGATAATTCTTGCTGGACACCAAAAAATTAAAGACACGTGAAGACAATCAATTCTGTGAGAAACCATTTTGTATATctatatttagttatttaccTCTCTATTTAAATAAGTTTGTATTCCTTTATCTCTCTATTTATGTTTTCGAATGCAGCCGTAGCTTGAGGTTCGGGAGAATTGATTTTGTTGATTCTTCTCTGAgcataattttatatatatttgcaCAACTCGCTGATACACTGCTgcgtatatatttttttaataatatatattacttttaaattctaatacaaaaaaaataaaaattttatacaaCTCACAAGTTTTTTTCCCAAACAGTGTATCATAGCTCGATAAGTCAAGAACTAATCTGttgtaaatttaaattttatttacaaaTTTGTTGTTGGCTAATAATAAATTGTTACATATATAAGGAGGAATTCTCATTCCTAATACTTGTATAAGCGAACAAGTAAGTTGACCACTTGATGAAGCTAAGTTAGTTACTCACAAGGTCTTttaactttatatatatatatattttagtcTTGGACTTTAATTGTTTTTAACACACTCTCCTTCATCAAAGGGCAGTTTTGTCTTTGGACAGTCTTCGGCCAGGGCCAAAAGTATTGTGTTTTTTGGGCTTAAGTTTATAGGTCTTGTGGAGGTTTCGGAGGTTTAAATCCCGCCTTGTACACGCAGCAATCTATTGGCCAGCGgcaaacccttaaatggagctccAATCCGCGACGGATTAGTCATTAGCCTATCGGATTGGGAAATACCGTgggcaacaaaaaaaaaaaaaactcaatatCCGGTCAAAAACAAGTACTAAATTGTCTATTGGACAAACATGTTTTCATCATTGCATTAAATGTTGCCATAGACCAACTTACTTAATGTAACACAAAGTCCTCCAAATTCAAACACAAGGATGcctgtccaaaaaaaaaaaaaactatcaggatgaaaaacaattaaaaataaaatgcattacccccaataaaaaaaaaagaaagtggCTGAGGCATGTGATGTAGCATCTGAAGATCTCTACTAGGGTTTTATTATCTCATTTGGAGAGCCAAATTTCTATTACCAAAGTTGCGTTTGTTTTTCTAGATTAAGACTGAACTGAAATTTgagtattgtattttgtgataaaaaattaaaactaaaatttaaattttgggatataaaattttagcctttttaatacttttaaaaaatagaaatacatgatgctaaaatttttaaaaacaaagacaaaaattttattaatattttttttaaaaaataatcttatttaactttttaaattctaaatctactctctaatatttatatttatactaaactaaaCATGTTACTGAGACATAACTTGattcaatatattttatacCAAAATAATAcagaaatttaatttaatttttatctttcaGTCTTTCTCTCTTCTCAGTCTTCATTCTAAACGCAGTCTAAGGATTATAATTTCTCAACCACCAAAGCCGCGTCGATTGCTGATCAACCAACAACGTCGACGACTACTCCCTTTTTGGCTTTgtgttttttttctcttttatttttttgatatccAATTCTTCCACATGAGTCTGCTACCAACATCTCATCTACTTTTCTTACTATATCTCCACCATCTTATTCCATCGTCAACATTTTCATCGTGCTTCATCCTTTTTCTATGGCCTTCGTCTTGGTTCTCTACCATAGTCTCTTTTGTGGTTTTTGTTTTTCGTGTGGGAGAGAGAAGGGTGTATTTCCCAATGATGTGAGAAGAGAAGTGTTTAACTTCATTATGGGAGCTACAAATCGGAGGCACCgagttgttttatttttttcccaaacaatcacaaatcggacggtccgatttgtgatttcgaaaataaaaaaatttttaatgttaaaatcggaccgtccgatttctattttaaaaaataaaaaaaaataaaaaatataaaacggACCATGCGATTTGtagttttttttatcaaacaaatcggaccctccgatttgttgtttacttttttcttcaaacaaatcggaccgtccgatttgaataaaataccatataaaaaaaaatacctaatcttcCCATAACAATGtattacacatatatttatacaatataaaaaaaattagcctctCTTTTGCCTAGTTCCAAATGACCACAAGAATAAGGGTTGAGCTCCAAAAACCCCTCAGgataaaattagcaaatttgaAATAGTGATAGATGTTATAGGCAAAAATTAGTGCACTTCAAATAAAATAGAGAGTGCAGTACTTTTTAAAAGTTAACTTATTATCAAAAGTTATcaggtaaattaaatttatttattattgttattatttttttttggtcatgggctgaacaaaaaattaacaccgaacaaaaaaaactaattcCTTCATTTAATAATAGGATGACCTTTGCACCACAAAaatactcaaaaaaaaaaaacttatcgAATTCCTCTATTATTCTATTATTACCGATGTGATGTCTTCAAGTATTTTTAGACGTTGTGGGCTTGTGGCTAGTCACAGATCTTGACGCTCTTGAATTCACTCCCTTCCACCTCTGTCATGAATAACCTTCAAAGTCTGAAAAATCGTTGCCATAGAGGAGGAAGAAGCCTGTTTGTGTCTGTCACCGCTGCTGATCGGCTAACTCTAAAAAGTCGTAGATTTGAGTCTTCCTATTTTTggtataaaaaaaagtaattctttcttttattaacttaTATAATGTTTATTGAGTAATCGCAGTTACgtaaatttttttgtcataatatttgaacaaaaaaatgttattttaagaaaaactaataatatatttttaataatattcttaacacaaaataataaatttcaaatattcttttaaataatatatattaactaaaataatatattccaaataatatattttaaatatagcAAAGTAatatatttcaataaaaaaattgttaataaaaaaattatataaatatttttttaaatgaatttttgtttcgcactaaataaaattattatatgtttgATTGCTTTTTAcgttgtatatatatttttttaaattaaatttatataatacaaAATCTTTTATCATTCTGTTCATATTTAAtgttataattttgtttcccacaaaataaaattatatatatatttattaattaaatttatataacataatttatcattgtgtttatatttaatattataattttgtttcacacaaaacaaaatttatttaaattttaatattatatacataatatatatttaatattatttttttaagattctaatatatcttttttttttctgaatttagtacatggatttttaatttatttttcatgtattatttattttaattctaaagcCTAGTAACTTTGTTTTGTACAAACATATTgcttttaatatttattattatttttttattttagacttCAGCCCAATATCTGAAACttacaaaaaaaatctaaaatttataaaaaaaatagttaaccTGATTAACAggttatctttttaaatctagaccattcaaataaaatataataaatgaaGAGTTCATATTTAACGAATTAATAAGGTGTGCAACACTCCAAACTTAGTAAGGAGCGTTTAAGGATAAGCCTTATAAGTCATTGTAAGACAATAAAAAAAGCTGAGAAGGAAAGAGATGCATAACTTGTAATAATAATTCTCAATATGGACTGATTCAatttcatcttttaattatattatattagaaaaaaGGATAATGCTACATGTATATCAAAATTAGCTACTAAAATCAGCCACtcgtataaaatacatgttggaatacaaatacacattaaaaataaattaaaccacacatgtaattatatacaaatatattggtgactgattttagtgactaattttagtgtataaatagcgTTTTTGTAGAAAAAAAGGTTATGAAacttttaacaaaatataaaactaacaaacataaatcatataaaaaattaatcattatattatatattgtttCGGGCCGGCCCGCCTGGGTCGTTATTTGACCCGACCCGATTAGCCGACCTAGCGGACCCCACGCCCAAATTTTGACCTGGGCACCTACCTCCTGACAGCCAGCTATGCGACAGCTGGGAGAGGAAGCTTCTAGGAAAGAGACCTTTCCTGTGGGACCCACCCTATTGACAGGGTATATATGGGGAAGGCCCTACCCCTCCCCCACGGTACGTCACTACCACCTTTACTCTCACTGCCATCTGTACCatttctgacttgagcgtcggagtgtcattgcaggtggCACCTCCCTCACACCACAGAAGCTCGGGAGGTCGTTACCCTTACGACTCGCTCACCAGACGTAGATCCAGGCCGATTCCCACCATCTCACCCGGAGAATATCTCCGACCCGTCCGGCACACGAAGCCCCGAACATTGGCACCGTCTGTGGGAACTGGCCTGAATGGACTTTCTGTTGGGTCCTGTGGAGGCGGATGACGGAGGCGAACCACGCGGGGGAAAGATGGCTCCCCGAACCGGTAGGGTGGCCTCTGTGGCTTCCTCCCGCGAACGTACAAGGTCCCCCCCGCGATGACCCGAGCTACTCTCGCGCTCTCAGGAGAGGCGCCCCTTTGGAGGAACAGGCAGTGACAGTACTAGAATAATGCAGGAGCTGCGTCACAGGGTGCAGAACCTAGAACGCGAGCTAGCAAGCCGGGAGCGCTACCAACCAGCTCCTGGACAAGATTGCTCTCGATCTCCTCAAAGGAGAGGAAGAAGTCCCCGAAGAAGTCATTCCAGACGCACCCCGAACCCCTGATCAGAATCAGAAAGCCAAGAGGAAAGCAGGGAGTTGCCAAGAAGACGGCGAGATCCCCTAATTTACATCCGACCTCCGACGAGACAAACCGCGGAGGAGAACCGCGAAGATAGTAGAGAAAGACCAAGGAGAATGCGACGTCCCATAATCATGGGGACAACCCCTTTCCATCATTCTATCCTTGAGGTTCGGCTACCGAAGCACTTCGATaagccaacggacatgaggtataACGGGACCCAAGACCCCCAGGAACATCTAATGGCCTTTGAGGCCAGGATGAATTTGGAAGGGGTAGGTGATGAAGTGAGATGTCGTGCCTTCCCTATGACCTTGGCGGGCCCGGCAATACGTTGGTTCAATGCCCTCCCCCAAGGCTCCATGACGACCTTTGCAGACATCACCCATGCCTTCCTAGCTCAGCTTACCACACGTATGATAAAGTGAATCACCCGATCAACTTGCTTGGGGTGACGCAAAGAAGCGACAAACCGACTAGGAAGTATCTGGATAGGTTCAATGACGAGTGCTTGGAGATTGACGGCCTGACCGACTCAGTGGCCAGTTTATGCTTGACGAACGGGTTGCTGAACGAGGATTCAAAGAAATACCTTACCACCAAGCCCATATGGACAatgcaagaaataaaaaatgtgGCTAGGAAGTACATCAACGACGAAGAGGTTAGCCAGGTCATGGCAGCCAACAAACGGCAGCCCACCTATAACCATGCTCATCAGCCCGGTAATGGGGAAAGGCCTAGGGAGCACTCCAAGGACGGAGCTCTAACTAAAACCTTCAAGCCGTTCCTCCGGGTAGAAAAGTTTACCAACTACACCCCGCTGGCAGCCCCAATTGTCGAAATCTACCAACAGATCACCGACAAAGGCATCCTGTCGAAGCCCCGACAACTCAAGGATAGAACTGGAGGGAACAAGAACCTCTACTGTGACTATCACAAGGGCTTCGGCCACAAGACACAAGATTGTTTCGACCTAAAAGATGCTTTGGAGCAGGCGATCCGGGAAGGCAAGTTGGCAGAGTTCTCTTACCTCATAAGAAAACCTAAAAGGCGGGATCGTAATTGATCTGGCGACGACAAGAGCCGTGTCGTGAGATAGAGACAAGAACCCGAGGAGGACAATGAGCACGGCCTCACCATTGTGAATGTTGTGGTCGGGAGAGATGTGGCTCTCAGGTCAAAGTCGGCATGCAGGAAGGATGCCAAAGTCTTGGCAGTGTCATCATCTAATCCCGTGCCTTCCTCCAGGAGGTTCCAGCCAATAACATTCGGTCCAGAGGACCAATGGTTTGACGACATACCGGAGAACCCTCCTATGGTGATCACAGCAAGGGTGGGGACTGGTCTGGTCAGGCGAATCCTCGTGGACACCGGAGCCGATTCGAACATCATGTTTCGTAACGTGTTTGATGCTCTGGGCCTCCGGGACACCGACCTGAGGACCCACCAGCACAGTGTGGTTAGCTTGAGTGATAAATTTATTAAGCCTGATGGAATAGTCTCTCTGCCGATCTCCATAGGAGGAGGCCGAGAGAGGAGGTCGATAATGGTGGAGTTCACTGTTCTAAGGGACTCCACAGCCTACAACCTCATCTTGGGTAGGAAAACCATCAATGAGCTCAGAGCAGAGATTTGTACAAAGCTACTGGTGATGAAGTTTGTTTCTGATAACGGGTCAGTTGGATCTATTAGGGGAGATTTGGAAACGACGATTGCTTGCGACAACGCCAGTCTCTCCCTGAGGAAGAAGTCTAAAGAAGCATCCAGGGTCTTCTTAGCTGACCTAGACACAAGAGTCGACGATAAACCCAGGCCAGAACTTGAAGGGGACCTTGAGAAGTTCACGTCGGCGACTCATAAGGAAAGTTCACCTTCGTGAACAGGAACCTCCCTCATGACTTAAAAGAACCATTGGTGGAGATTATCCAGGCAAACAGTGACCTATTCACCTGGACACCAGCCGACATGTCAGGGATTAACCCTCAGTTCATGTCGCACCACCTAGCTGTGAAGGCGAAAGCTAAGTCGGtggcacaaaggaggaggaaaaTGTCACAGGAAAGAGCTAACGAGGTGGCCAGACAAACGGCCAGCCTGCTAGAAGCAAGGTTCATCCGGGAACTGGACTACTCGACCTGGTTGTCGAATGTAGTCCTGGTTAAGAAGGCGAATGGGAAATGGAGAATGTACGTGGACTATTTCGATCTCAACAAGGCGTGCCCCAAGTATTCCTTCCTACTCCCTAATATTGATGCTCTTGTGGACGCGGCCGCAGGATACCGGT
The genomic region above belongs to Arachis stenosperma cultivar V10309 chromosome 5, arast.V10309.gnm1.PFL2, whole genome shotgun sequence and contains:
- the LOC130981289 gene encoding uncharacterized protein LOC130981289, encoding MSCLPYDLGGPGNTLVQCPPPRLHDDLCRHHPCLPSSAYHTYDKVNHPINLLGVTQRSDKPTRKYLDRFNDECLEIDGLTDSVASLCLTNGLLNEDSKKYLTTKPIWTMQEIKNVARKYINDEEVSQVMAANKRQPTYNHAHQPGNGERPREHSKDGALTKTFKPFLRVEKFTNYTPLAAPIVEIYQQITDKGILSKPRQLKDRTGGNKNLYCDYHKGFGHKTQDCFDLKDALEQRQEPEEDNEHGLTIVNVVVGRDVALRSKSACRKDAKVLAVSSSNPVPSSRRFQPITFGPEDQWFDDIPENPPMVITARVGTGLVRRILVDTGADSNIMFRNVFDALGLRDTDLRTHQHSVVSLSDKFIKPDGIVSLPISIGGGRERRSIMVEFTVLRDSTAYNLILGRKTINELRAEICTKLLVMKFVSDNGSVGSIRGDLETTIACDNASLSLRKKSKEASRVFLADLDTRVDDKPRPELEGDLEKFTSATHKESSPS